In Acidimicrobiales bacterium, a single window of DNA contains:
- a CDS encoding Ig-like domain-containing protein → MRVVTRGKHSSGPAWWARWQIVAAAALALVAGGTGAAIAVTVSQPSAAEVAAAKARAAAHKQAVETAARNAEVARLVAALVFSPTDGATSVQPDSPVSVSSSAGALSSVTVTAGPSTLVGNLTLDHTKWSSSDGLQPGTTYSVTATVEGPGGVTAQRTTTFSTVTPVAKVTLTLFPYGGMTVGVGEPVIVHFNHAINGAGARQSVLSHFTITESNPVAGGWHWFSPYELHFRPQNYWPTGEQVSVSSDLDGWNAGDGRWGTGRVTANFVIGDAHISVANLSTDRMTVYSNGATIASYPVSGGRDQYPTMGGVHIVMDKEPVVHMVSSSVGIPVNSPAGYDEFVYQDVHISDSGEYVHDAPWSVGSQGRTNVSHGCINLGPNDSQAFYNFSRVGDVVQVLGSPRPPVGGDHGVMDWTTDWSQWTPGTVQSSNPTPPSTSTTTPAATSPTTSSSVGTTTYGTQPNSSTTSSTVSSTAH, encoded by the coding sequence GTGCGGGTCGTTACACGCGGAAAACACTCGAGCGGCCCCGCCTGGTGGGCCCGCTGGCAGATTGTCGCCGCCGCGGCTCTCGCGCTCGTCGCCGGCGGCACCGGTGCCGCGATCGCGGTCACGGTCTCCCAGCCCTCGGCTGCCGAAGTGGCTGCCGCCAAGGCAAGAGCCGCCGCGCACAAGCAGGCAGTCGAAACCGCCGCACGAAACGCAGAGGTCGCCCGGCTCGTCGCGGCCCTGGTTTTCTCGCCGACCGACGGCGCGACGTCGGTACAGCCGGATTCACCGGTGTCCGTGTCGTCGAGCGCCGGAGCCCTGAGTTCGGTGACGGTCACTGCGGGCCCTTCGACACTCGTCGGCAATCTCACCCTGGATCACACCAAGTGGTCCTCCTCTGACGGCCTGCAGCCGGGGACCACCTATTCGGTGACCGCGACAGTGGAGGGTCCGGGAGGGGTCACCGCGCAACGCACGACCACTTTTTCAACGGTGACTCCGGTGGCCAAAGTGACCCTCACGCTCTTCCCCTACGGCGGGATGACCGTCGGGGTCGGAGAGCCGGTCATCGTGCACTTCAACCACGCGATCAACGGCGCCGGGGCCAGGCAGTCGGTCCTGTCGCACTTCACCATCACCGAGTCCAATCCGGTTGCCGGTGGGTGGCACTGGTTCAGCCCGTACGAGCTCCACTTCCGGCCGCAGAACTACTGGCCAACCGGCGAGCAGGTAAGTGTCTCGTCCGACCTGGACGGCTGGAACGCCGGCGACGGGAGATGGGGGACCGGACGGGTGACGGCCAACTTCGTCATCGGCGACGCTCACATCTCGGTTGCCAACCTGAGCACCGACCGGATGACCGTGTACAGCAACGGCGCGACGATCGCGAGCTATCCGGTCAGCGGAGGACGCGATCAATACCCGACGATGGGCGGTGTCCACATCGTCATGGACAAGGAACCCGTGGTTCACATGGTCTCTTCGTCTGTAGGGATTCCGGTCAACTCCCCGGCGGGCTATGACGAGTTCGTATATCAGGATGTGCACATCTCCGACAGCGGCGAGTACGTGCACGACGCGCCGTGGTCCGTCGGCTCGCAGGGCCGTACGAACGTGTCGCACGGATGCATCAACCTGGGACCCAACGACTCGCAGGCTTTCTACAACTTCAGCCGGGTCGGCGATGTGGTCCAAGTTCTCGGAAGCCCCCGCCCGCCCGTCGGAGGGGATCACGGGGTGATGGACTGGACGACCGACTGGAGCCAGTGGACTCCCGGCACCGTTCAATCGAGCAACCCGACGCCCCCGAGCACCTCCACTACGACGCCTGCCGCGACGTCGCCGACGACGTCGTCGTCGGTGGGCACCACGACGTACGGCACACAGCCGAACTCCTCCACGACCTCATCGACGGTCTCCTCAACCGCGCACTAG
- the glgB gene encoding 1,4-alpha-glucan branching protein GlgB, with protein sequence MTRIHDGGVFEGSIDTDVKEYEFEADYADGDRTITYRYCDPYAAWPTLGELDLHLFGEGRHHRLWEVLGSHLRVHDGMAGVSFAVWAPNAKAVRVVGDWNFWDGRVHPMRSLGSSGVWELFVPGVSAGARYKYEIISSTGELILKTDPMAFEMEVPPATASVVVDLSDFDWGDSGWLTSRANGDLLRQPMSVYELHLGSWRHTDTGEGPRRPLTYRELAEQLPDYLDDMGFTHVEFLPVAEHPFSGSWGYQVSGYYAPTSRFGTPDDFRALIDALHQRGIGVILDWVPAHFPKDAFALARFDGTALYEHADPRQGEHPDWGTLVFNFGRNEVRNFLIANALYWVQEFHIDGLRVDAVASLLYLDYSRKAGEWVPNQFGGRENLDAVSFIKELNETVFGQDSGATMIAEESTAWPSVSRPTYLGGLGFGFKWNMGWMHDTLDYFHHDPVHRRYHHGELTFGLLYAWTENFILPLSHDEVVHGKGSLLNKMPGDRWQQLANLRTLYAWMWAHPGKQLLFMGGEFAQEREWNAEQEIDWWIPAEWADHRKLQDMVRDLNRVYREQPALWEEDVTSAGFAWIDANDADQSVLSFLRRRRDGRPGGELACIANLTPVPRHGYRIGLPAEGRWTELVNTDAQEWGGSGDGNFGGVQAERIPWHGQPCSASVTLPPLAVVWLGAP encoded by the coding sequence ATGACGCGGATCCACGACGGCGGTGTATTCGAGGGATCCATCGACACCGACGTCAAGGAGTACGAGTTCGAAGCGGACTACGCCGACGGAGATCGCACCATCACGTACCGTTACTGCGATCCTTACGCGGCGTGGCCCACGCTTGGCGAGCTGGATCTGCACCTGTTCGGCGAAGGTCGGCACCACCGGTTGTGGGAGGTGCTTGGTTCCCATCTCCGGGTGCACGACGGGATGGCGGGAGTCTCCTTCGCCGTGTGGGCCCCGAATGCGAAGGCGGTTCGGGTCGTCGGAGACTGGAATTTCTGGGACGGCAGGGTTCACCCGATGAGATCACTCGGCTCGTCCGGCGTGTGGGAGCTGTTCGTGCCTGGGGTGAGCGCGGGTGCCCGCTACAAGTACGAGATCATCAGCAGCACTGGCGAGCTGATCCTGAAAACCGACCCGATGGCGTTCGAGATGGAGGTCCCCCCGGCCACCGCGAGTGTGGTGGTCGACCTGAGCGATTTCGACTGGGGCGACTCTGGCTGGTTGACGTCCCGGGCGAACGGCGACCTGCTGAGGCAGCCGATGTCTGTCTACGAGCTCCATCTGGGGTCGTGGAGGCACACCGACACCGGAGAGGGGCCTCGCCGGCCTCTCACCTACCGTGAGCTCGCGGAGCAGCTTCCCGACTACTTGGACGACATGGGTTTCACTCACGTGGAATTCCTGCCGGTCGCCGAGCATCCGTTCAGCGGGTCATGGGGATACCAGGTCTCCGGTTACTACGCCCCGACGTCGCGTTTCGGTACCCCAGACGATTTCCGGGCCTTGATCGACGCGCTTCACCAACGCGGCATCGGGGTGATCCTCGACTGGGTACCGGCTCACTTCCCCAAGGACGCGTTCGCGCTGGCGAGGTTCGACGGGACCGCCCTTTACGAGCACGCAGATCCGCGTCAGGGCGAGCATCCCGACTGGGGCACCCTCGTGTTCAACTTCGGGCGCAACGAGGTACGCAACTTCCTCATCGCCAACGCCCTGTATTGGGTTCAGGAGTTCCATATCGACGGCCTGAGGGTCGACGCCGTGGCTTCGTTGCTCTACCTCGACTACTCGCGCAAAGCCGGGGAATGGGTCCCAAATCAGTTCGGCGGCCGCGAGAACCTCGACGCGGTGTCCTTCATCAAGGAGCTCAACGAGACCGTGTTCGGACAGGATTCCGGTGCGACCATGATCGCCGAGGAGTCGACAGCGTGGCCAAGTGTCTCCCGCCCCACTTACCTGGGAGGCCTCGGATTCGGATTCAAGTGGAACATGGGCTGGATGCACGACACCCTCGACTACTTCCACCACGATCCGGTTCACCGCCGCTACCACCACGGCGAACTGACCTTCGGTCTTCTGTACGCGTGGACCGAGAACTTCATCCTTCCGCTCTCGCACGACGAGGTGGTGCACGGCAAAGGATCGTTGCTCAACAAGATGCCCGGCGACCGCTGGCAGCAGCTCGCCAACCTCCGGACGCTGTACGCATGGATGTGGGCTCACCCGGGCAAGCAGCTCCTCTTCATGGGCGGCGAGTTCGCGCAGGAGCGTGAGTGGAACGCCGAGCAGGAGATCGACTGGTGGATCCCCGCGGAGTGGGCCGACCACCGCAAGCTGCAGGACATGGTCCGAGACCTGAACCGGGTGTACCGGGAGCAGCCCGCCCTGTGGGAGGAGGACGTCACGTCGGCGGGGTTCGCCTGGATCGACGCGAACGACGCCGACCAGAGCGTCCTGTCGTTCCTGCGTCGACGGAGGGACGGCCGGCCGGGGGGCGAACTGGCGTGCATCGCGAACCTCACCCCCGTCCCCCGGCACGGCTACAGGATCGGCCTGCCCGCCGAGGGAAGGTGGACGGAGTTGGTCAATACCGACGCTCAGGAGTGGGGCGGATCCGGGGACGGCAACTTCGGCGGGGTGCAAGCAGAGCGGATCCCCTGGCACGGTCAGCCCTGCTCCGCTTCGGTGACCTTGCCTCCCCTTGCAGTGGTGTGGCTCGGAGCCCCCTGA
- a CDS encoding phosphotransferase — protein MGELPAGSAAGLPDGLPDGLMELVPAHLEAQRWYAGHSGPALEKVDLEWAGRLWGDDEGLRALWHAIAVAGDDRYQLVIGERPAGERADFLHGREEAMLGAIEQSYFYDATLDSDLAKVLLEIASGGSQEAAFARPISAEQSNTSLVYDDKIILKLFRKLHPGRNPDVEVTAVLAEAGFDHVAAPLVIWRDHGYDLAFGQEFLAGGTDGWALALTSLRDLYNSAILGPADAGGDFAAEAARLGRMTAEMHRALVEGFGFATTEESQALWRSLVDTLPGRLRSASEAADRDLLAAAEPLLGRLAQLKDPGRFVRVHGDYHLGQVMRTDTGWYVLDFEGEPGRDLSARVGYASPAKDITGMLRSFHYATRHALAERAQTEVESLDGLALAWDAHNRQAFLDGYRDTKGVEALMPPPESSAAVLLAYELDKALYELDYERAHRPDWVSIPLDALDRLLHEGDDVG, from the coding sequence ATGGGCGAACTTCCGGCTGGATCGGCGGCTGGGTTGCCAGATGGATTGCCAGATGGATTGATGGAGCTGGTTCCCGCACACCTGGAAGCTCAGCGCTGGTATGCGGGCCATTCGGGTCCGGCCCTCGAGAAGGTCGACCTCGAGTGGGCCGGCCGTCTGTGGGGCGACGACGAAGGGCTCCGCGCGCTCTGGCACGCCATCGCGGTTGCTGGCGACGACCGCTACCAGCTGGTCATCGGAGAGCGCCCCGCCGGCGAACGAGCGGATTTCCTGCACGGTCGCGAAGAGGCGATGCTCGGGGCGATCGAGCAGTCGTACTTCTATGACGCGACCCTCGACTCGGACCTCGCCAAAGTGCTTCTTGAAATCGCGAGCGGGGGATCCCAGGAGGCCGCGTTCGCCCGTCCGATCAGCGCCGAACAGTCGAACACGTCGCTGGTGTACGACGACAAGATCATCCTCAAGCTGTTCCGAAAGCTCCATCCCGGCAGGAACCCCGATGTCGAGGTGACGGCGGTCCTCGCCGAGGCTGGTTTCGACCACGTTGCGGCCCCACTGGTCATCTGGAGAGATCACGGCTACGACCTCGCCTTCGGCCAGGAGTTTCTCGCCGGCGGCACCGACGGCTGGGCCCTGGCTCTCACGTCTCTCAGAGACCTGTACAACTCGGCCATCCTCGGCCCCGCCGACGCCGGCGGCGACTTCGCCGCGGAGGCAGCCCGCTTGGGCAGGATGACCGCGGAGATGCACCGCGCGCTGGTCGAGGGATTCGGGTTCGCCACGACCGAGGAATCCCAGGCGCTTTGGCGATCGTTGGTCGACACCCTTCCCGGACGGCTTCGCTCCGCAAGCGAGGCGGCGGATCGGGATCTTCTCGCCGCGGCCGAACCTCTGCTGGGCCGGCTGGCTCAGCTAAAGGATCCCGGTCGGTTCGTGCGGGTCCACGGCGACTACCACCTCGGGCAGGTGATGCGCACCGATACCGGGTGGTACGTGCTCGACTTCGAGGGCGAGCCGGGGCGAGATCTTTCCGCGCGGGTCGGGTACGCATCGCCGGCCAAGGACATCACCGGGATGCTCCGCTCATTCCATTACGCCACACGTCATGCGCTGGCGGAACGGGCTCAAACGGAGGTGGAGAGCCTGGACGGCCTCGCCCTGGCCTGGGATGCCCACAACCGCCAGGCCTTCCTGGACGGCTACCGGGACACCAAGGGGGTGGAGGCCCTGATGCCCCCGCCGGAGTCGTCGGCGGCCGTTCTTCTCGCCTACGAGCTGGATAAAGCGCTGTATGAGCTCGATTACGAGAGAGCTCACCGCCCAGATTGGGTATCCATACCCCTTGACGCATTAGACCGCCTGCTCCACGAGGGTGACGACGTTGGCTAG
- the treS gene encoding maltose alpha-D-glucosyltransferase codes for MISPFAAPEPRWYQYAVFYEILVRGFYDQNDDGTGDLSGITAKLDYLKWLGVDCLWLLPFYQSPLRDGGYDISDFWTVLPEYGDLADAVELVEEAHKRGIRVIADLVMNHTSDQHPWFLESREDRTNPKADWYVWRDEDDEYRDARVIFVDTEKSNWTFDAQRGQYYWHRFFSHQPDLNYDNPEVAEAMLDVVRYWLDIGLDGFRLDAVPYLFEREGTNCENLPETHEYLRRLRKEVDSLFPGRVLLAEANQWPEDVVEYFGSSDECHMCFHFPLMPRMFMAVRREQRYPITEILARTPEIPPGCQWGIFLRNHDELTLEMVTDEERDYMWAEYAKDPRMKRNIGIGRRLAPLVDNDRRVAELLHSLLFSFPGSPVLYYGDEIGMGDNIYLGDRDSVRTPMQWSPDRNAGFSHSDFAQLYLPPLMDPVYGFQAVNVEAHLRDPSSMLHWMKRMLEVRKQHPVFGSGTFEVLSVDNPSVLAYLRTGPREPAEDEEIPTLEADDAGDDIVLCVCNLSRFAQPAELPLQRFDGKVPIELLGRVPFPKIGELPYFVTLAPYGFYWFELVDAAGGV; via the coding sequence ATGATCAGCCCGTTCGCCGCACCGGAACCGAGGTGGTACCAGTACGCGGTCTTCTACGAAATCCTCGTGCGCGGCTTCTACGACCAGAACGACGACGGGACAGGGGATCTCTCCGGTATCACGGCAAAGCTCGACTACCTGAAATGGCTCGGCGTTGACTGCCTCTGGCTTCTCCCGTTCTACCAATCGCCACTGCGCGACGGGGGTTATGACATCAGCGATTTCTGGACGGTACTTCCCGAATACGGCGACCTTGCCGACGCGGTCGAACTGGTCGAGGAAGCGCACAAGCGGGGGATCCGGGTAATAGCCGACCTGGTGATGAACCACACATCGGACCAGCACCCCTGGTTCCTGGAGTCGCGCGAGGACCGGACCAATCCGAAGGCCGACTGGTATGTGTGGCGCGACGAGGACGACGAGTATCGCGATGCCCGCGTCATCTTCGTCGACACGGAAAAATCGAACTGGACCTTCGACGCCCAGCGAGGCCAGTACTACTGGCACCGGTTCTTTTCGCACCAACCCGACCTCAACTACGACAACCCCGAGGTGGCCGAGGCCATGCTCGACGTGGTTCGCTACTGGCTCGATATCGGACTCGACGGGTTCAGGCTCGACGCGGTGCCTTATTTGTTCGAACGTGAAGGAACCAACTGCGAGAACCTGCCGGAGACTCACGAGTACCTGCGGCGGTTGCGCAAGGAAGTCGACTCCCTGTTCCCGGGGAGGGTTCTCCTTGCCGAAGCCAACCAATGGCCCGAAGACGTGGTGGAGTACTTCGGCAGCAGCGACGAGTGCCACATGTGCTTCCACTTCCCTCTCATGCCGCGAATGTTCATGGCAGTTCGCCGCGAGCAGCGATACCCCATCACCGAAATTCTCGCCAGGACACCGGAGATACCGCCGGGTTGCCAGTGGGGCATATTCCTCCGCAACCACGACGAGCTGACCCTCGAGATGGTCACCGACGAAGAGCGCGACTACATGTGGGCGGAGTACGCCAAGGACCCGCGCATGAAGAGGAACATCGGCATAGGCAGGCGCCTTGCTCCTCTGGTCGACAACGACCGCCGCGTCGCCGAGTTGCTCCACTCTCTACTCTTCAGCTTTCCCGGCTCGCCCGTTCTTTACTACGGGGACGAGATCGGAATGGGCGACAACATCTATCTCGGCGACCGCGACAGCGTTCGCACTCCCATGCAGTGGTCGCCCGACCGGAACGCGGGGTTCAGCCATTCGGACTTCGCGCAGCTGTACCTCCCGCCGCTCATGGATCCGGTGTACGGATTCCAGGCCGTCAACGTGGAAGCCCACCTTCGCGACCCGAGCTCGATGCTGCACTGGATGAAGCGGATGCTCGAGGTACGCAAGCAGCACCCCGTCTTCGGCTCGGGAACGTTCGAGGTGCTTTCCGTCGACAACCCTTCAGTGCTCGCGTATCTGCGCACCGGTCCGAGGGAACCAGCGGAAGACGAAGAGATCCCCACACTCGAGGCGGACGACGCGGGGGACGACATCGTCCTGTGCGTCTGCAACCTCTCCCGTTTCGCGCAGCCGGCGGAACTTCCGCTGCAGCGCTTCGATGGCAAGGTTCCGATCGAGCTGCTAGGACGCGTGCCGTTCCCCAAGATCGGCGAGCTGCCCTACTTCGTGACCCTGGCCCCATACGGTTTCTATTGGTTCGAGCTCGTCGATGCGGCGGGAGGTGTGTGA
- a CDS encoding maltotransferase domain-containing protein, producing MIGRLVVDDIRPRTPTGFPAKAVVGEKVRITAVVFKDGHDPIAARAILLNEAPSNKKGTHTAEKPVVITEMTPLGNDEWEGYVVPEGIGPHWIVVEGWSQKDGPVDAEKAADLTRSEPHQLWVDRERALVGAWYELFPRSYGGFDGAAKRVPDLAAMGFDVLYLPPIHPIGHTARKGPNNTLAAGPDDPGSPWAIGSEEGGHTAIDPDLGTLHEFHRLVAVAEENGMEVALDYALQCSPDHPWVTQHPEWFHHRADGTIACAENPPKVYQDIFPLNFWPPKEKDRVAMWEACKGIVDYWIAQGVNIFRVDNPHTKPVAFWRWLIAEVQQANPQVVFLAEAFTRPKVMAKLAEVGFSQSYTYFTWRTEQHGPDGLRAYLEELAHGPKADFMRPNFWPNTPDILSGPLRNGPPAAFALRFILAATMSPSYGVYSGYELYENEPASDTNEEYLHSEKYEIKVREFDQPWSLEPLMRLVNRVRRRHPALQRLRSIEFHDTTNPQIIAYSKVSDDGDDIVLTVVNLDPHFAQVALVDIWSLGVPFGVPYTVVDELSGESYEWRGSNPYIRLDPTYRVAHIFDITSAVEAPGTATAI from the coding sequence GTGATTGGCCGACTTGTCGTGGATGACATCCGTCCGAGGACCCCGACCGGCTTCCCCGCTAAGGCGGTGGTCGGCGAGAAGGTCAGGATCACCGCGGTGGTGTTCAAGGACGGTCATGACCCGATCGCGGCCAGGGCAATCCTGTTGAACGAGGCGCCGTCCAACAAGAAAGGCACTCACACCGCAGAGAAACCCGTCGTGATCACTGAGATGACTCCGCTCGGGAACGACGAGTGGGAGGGGTACGTCGTACCCGAGGGGATCGGCCCGCATTGGATCGTGGTCGAGGGCTGGTCGCAGAAGGACGGTCCGGTGGACGCCGAGAAGGCCGCCGATCTCACCCGGTCCGAACCGCACCAGCTGTGGGTGGACCGCGAGCGCGCGCTGGTCGGAGCTTGGTACGAGCTCTTTCCCCGCTCGTACGGCGGATTCGACGGCGCCGCCAAGCGGGTCCCCGATCTCGCCGCGATGGGTTTCGACGTCCTGTACCTGCCCCCCATCCACCCGATCGGGCACACGGCTCGCAAAGGTCCCAACAACACTCTCGCAGCCGGGCCGGACGATCCGGGAAGCCCGTGGGCGATCGGTTCCGAGGAGGGTGGTCACACCGCGATCGACCCCGATCTGGGAACCCTTCACGAATTCCACCGGCTTGTCGCGGTGGCCGAGGAAAACGGAATGGAGGTCGCTCTCGACTACGCCCTCCAGTGCTCACCAGACCATCCGTGGGTCACCCAGCACCCCGAATGGTTCCACCATCGCGCCGACGGCACGATCGCCTGTGCCGAGAACCCGCCGAAGGTGTACCAGGACATCTTCCCCCTCAACTTCTGGCCTCCGAAGGAGAAGGACAGGGTCGCCATGTGGGAGGCCTGCAAGGGGATCGTTGACTACTGGATCGCCCAGGGGGTGAACATCTTCCGGGTCGACAATCCTCACACCAAGCCCGTCGCATTCTGGAGATGGTTGATCGCCGAGGTGCAGCAGGCAAATCCGCAGGTGGTGTTCTTGGCCGAGGCGTTCACCCGACCGAAGGTGATGGCCAAGCTGGCCGAAGTGGGTTTCAGCCAGAGCTATACCTACTTCACCTGGAGGACCGAGCAGCACGGCCCCGACGGGCTCCGCGCGTACCTCGAGGAGCTTGCTCACGGGCCGAAGGCCGACTTCATGAGGCCCAACTTCTGGCCCAACACCCCAGACATCCTGTCCGGACCCCTCCGCAACGGTCCGCCAGCAGCCTTCGCTCTCAGGTTCATTCTTGCCGCGACGATGAGCCCGTCATACGGCGTCTACAGCGGGTACGAGCTCTACGAGAACGAGCCTGCTTCGGACACGAACGAGGAGTACCTTCACTCGGAGAAGTACGAGATCAAGGTCCGCGAGTTCGATCAGCCGTGGAGCCTCGAACCCTTGATGCGCCTGGTCAACCGGGTCCGGAGGCGTCACCCCGCGTTACAGAGACTGCGCTCGATCGAGTTCCACGACACGACGAACCCCCAGATCATCGCCTACTCGAAAGTGTCGGACGACGGAGATGACATTGTCCTTACCGTCGTCAACCTCGATCCGCACTTCGCCCAGGTAGCGCTCGTCGACATCTGGTCTCTCGGCGTTCCGTTCGGTGTTCCGTACACGGTCGTCGACGAGTTGTCGGGCGAGTCCTACGAGTGGCGCGGGAGCAACCCATACATTCGGCTCGACCCGACGTACCGGGTGGCGCACATTTTCGACATAACCTCCGCGGTGGAGGCTCCCGGGACCGCGACCGCCATCTGA
- the glgP gene encoding alpha-glucan family phosphorylase — protein sequence MRALRSFTVRSRLPEALIPLQDLAYNLRWSWEDRTRDLFRWVDPQVWESTFHDPVRLLSLVGRHRLEQLASDPGFMGLLGEMHADLQRYLEAPRWFQNRQASPLRGVAYFSPEFGIAEALPQYSGGLGVLAGDHLKATSSLGIPLTGIGLMYRLGYFRQHLNADGWQEERYPVLDPHGMALELVDGVRIQVDLAGAELDAQVWLAQVGRVRLYLLDADVDSNDDELRAVTDRLYGGGSEHRVRQEILLGVGGVRALEALGVETQVFHTNEGHAGFLGLERIRKLITEQGLSWNEAIEAVRAGTVFTTHTPVPAGIDRFPRELIEQYFSAWAKECGVTIDTLMSLGHFPDEPADAPFNMAVMGLRLAGRSNGVAKLHGKTSREMFQPLWPLVPVEETPIGSITNGVHGRTWVSSQMGDLYSKYVSPAWDEAGPEEWDRIDEARDDELWRVREQGREALVSFVRDRLRSSLYDRGVSVTDAEWVDEVLDPRYLIVGFSRRFATYKRATLLLSQPERLRALLLNEHRPLQLVFAGKAHPADDLGKEMIAQIVRFSRDPAVRHRITFIEDYDISVARLMYQGSDVWLNTPRRPMEASGTSGEKAALNGALNCSILDGWWDEMFDGTNGWAISSAEGIADLAHRDEIEANSLFEVLERQIVPLFYDRAGARFPRGWITRMKASIRSLGPKVMASRMIRDYLQEMYEPTARQSDVLAASSFSRARELSAWKQKVLAAWPNVKVVDVDADVAAAPVDLGGERDVTVEVILGNLTTDDVAVELLHGPVAPGDELSSVEVVRLSLESPVSGASTGTLRYKGSFRCDTAGRHGYTVRIVPSHPDLGSALELGCVAWA from the coding sequence ATGAGGGCCCTGCGAAGCTTCACGGTGAGGTCCCGGCTCCCCGAAGCGCTCATCCCGCTTCAAGACCTCGCCTACAACCTGCGCTGGTCGTGGGAGGACCGCACCAGGGACCTGTTCCGCTGGGTAGATCCGCAGGTCTGGGAATCGACCTTCCACGATCCCGTCCGGCTGCTCAGCCTCGTAGGCAGGCACCGCCTCGAGCAGCTGGCGTCCGACCCGGGTTTCATGGGACTGCTCGGCGAGATGCACGCCGACCTTCAGAGGTACCTCGAGGCCCCCCGCTGGTTCCAGAACCGGCAAGCCAGCCCGCTCCGGGGGGTCGCGTACTTCTCGCCCGAGTTCGGCATCGCCGAAGCCCTCCCCCAGTACTCAGGGGGCCTCGGCGTCCTGGCTGGGGACCACCTGAAGGCGACGAGCAGCCTGGGGATCCCCCTCACGGGGATCGGCCTCATGTACCGGCTCGGGTACTTCCGCCAGCACCTGAACGCCGACGGGTGGCAGGAAGAGCGCTACCCGGTTCTCGACCCCCACGGCATGGCCCTCGAACTCGTCGATGGGGTCAGGATCCAGGTCGACCTCGCCGGCGCGGAACTCGACGCCCAGGTGTGGCTGGCCCAGGTTGGCCGGGTTCGCTTGTACCTGCTCGACGCCGACGTCGACTCGAACGACGACGAGCTCCGCGCGGTGACCGACCGGCTGTACGGCGGCGGGTCCGAACATCGCGTCCGGCAGGAGATCCTGCTGGGCGTGGGAGGGGTTCGCGCGCTCGAAGCTCTCGGCGTCGAGACCCAGGTGTTCCACACGAACGAGGGGCACGCCGGGTTCTTGGGTCTCGAAAGGATCCGGAAGCTGATCACAGAACAGGGTCTGAGCTGGAACGAGGCGATCGAGGCGGTGAGGGCAGGCACCGTGTTCACGACCCACACGCCCGTGCCGGCCGGCATCGACCGGTTCCCGAGAGAGTTGATCGAGCAGTACTTCTCCGCGTGGGCGAAGGAGTGCGGGGTCACTATCGACACCCTTATGTCGCTCGGGCACTTCCCGGACGAGCCGGCCGATGCGCCTTTCAACATGGCTGTCATGGGGCTGCGGCTCGCGGGCCGTTCCAACGGCGTGGCCAAGCTTCACGGCAAGACCAGCAGGGAGATGTTCCAACCTCTCTGGCCGCTCGTTCCGGTCGAGGAGACTCCGATCGGCTCCATCACCAACGGCGTTCACGGGCGTACCTGGGTGTCGTCTCAGATGGGCGACCTGTACTCCAAGTACGTGTCGCCGGCGTGGGACGAGGCTGGACCCGAGGAGTGGGACCGGATCGACGAGGCCCGCGATGACGAGCTGTGGCGCGTCCGTGAACAGGGTCGTGAGGCGCTGGTCAGCTTCGTGCGCGATCGGCTTCGTTCATCGTTGTACGACCGGGGCGTTTCGGTCACCGACGCCGAGTGGGTCGACGAGGTGCTCGACCCTCGCTACCTGATCGTCGGTTTCTCCCGGCGGTTCGCGACGTACAAGCGGGCAACTCTGCTGCTGTCTCAACCCGAGCGGCTGCGAGCACTGCTGCTGAACGAGCACAGGCCGCTGCAACTCGTGTTCGCGGGCAAGGCTCATCCGGCTGATGACCTTGGCAAGGAGATGATCGCCCAGATAGTGCGGTTCTCCCGTGACCCGGCGGTCCGACACCGCATCACGTTTATAGAGGACTATGACATCTCCGTCGCGCGGCTCATGTACCAGGGAAGCGACGTTTGGCTCAACACGCCTCGCCGCCCGATGGAAGCCAGCGGGACCAGCGGCGAAAAGGCCGCACTGAACGGTGCGCTCAACTGCTCGATCCTCGACGGGTGGTGGGACGAGATGTTCGACGGGACGAACGGTTGGGCGATCTCGTCGGCCGAGGGCATCGCCGATCTCGCGCACCGCGACGAAATCGAGGCGAACAGCCTCTTCGAAGTTCTCGAACGACAGATCGTGCCGCTTTTCTACGACCGCGCCGGAGCCCGGTTCCCGCGCGGATGGATAACCCGCATGAAGGCGTCGATCCGCTCGCTCGGCCCCAAGGTCATGGCCTCGAGAATGATCCGCGACTACCTACAGGAGATGTACGAGCCGACCGCGCGACAGAGCGACGTTCTAGCTGCGAGCAGCTTCTCTCGGGCCAGGGAGCTTTCGGCCTGGAAGCAGAAGGTGCTGGCCGCCTGGCCGAACGTCAAGGTCGTGGACGTCGATGCGGACGTCGCCGCCGCACCGGTCGACCTCGGCGGCGAGCGTGACGTGACGGTCGAGGTGATCCTCGGGAATCTCACAACCGATGACGTCGCGGTTGAGCTCCTTCACGGGCCCGTCGCCCCTGGGGACGAGCTCTCGTCTGTTGAGGTGGTGAGGCTGTCCCTCGAGAGCCCGGTTTCGGGCGCCTCCACTGGAACGCTTCGGTACAAGGGAAGTTTCCGCTGCGACACCGCCGGCCGTCACGGCTACACGGTCAGGATCGTTCCGTCACATCCGGACCTCGGCTCGGCGCTCGAACTGGGATGTGTCGCCTGGGCGTAG